A region from the Euzebyales bacterium genome encodes:
- a CDS encoding serine/threonine-protein kinase, whose protein sequence is MPETIAGRYALLTNIGAGGSADVWQARDTVLQRDVAIKRFARGHEMDENMTRELGALSSLDHPGIVRLYDAGVEDERPYLVVELVCGPTLRERLTYGPLTLEQARILGRDIAEALAHAHEHNLVHQDVTPTNILLDDEDGRARLTDFGICTPPRIDAEADTSLVTTSGYTAVEQLLGGPICPAADVHALGLVLLEALTGHKEFDGSPLAAAVARVRRQPTIPTDLPSPWPQLLSAMTARDPAKRPSAATVAAYLDAYQAMELPPLEHTADEQQQQADDDQGAGLGGFVRRHPRISVTVAAAIAGFVVSWPIAAMSEPPQAEITPGVMASEIPPDQADDAN, encoded by the coding sequence ATGCCTGAGACCATCGCAGGCAGATATGCGTTGCTCACCAACATCGGCGCAGGCGGAAGCGCAGATGTGTGGCAGGCGAGGGACACCGTGCTGCAGCGGGACGTGGCGATCAAGCGCTTCGCCCGCGGGCACGAGATGGACGAGAACATGACGCGCGAGCTCGGCGCCCTGTCGAGCCTCGATCATCCGGGGATCGTCCGGCTGTATGACGCGGGGGTCGAGGACGAACGACCCTATCTCGTCGTCGAGCTGGTCTGCGGTCCGACCCTCCGCGAACGGCTGACCTACGGCCCGCTGACGCTGGAGCAGGCGCGCATCCTCGGGCGCGACATCGCCGAGGCGCTGGCCCACGCCCACGAGCACAACCTCGTGCACCAGGACGTCACGCCCACGAACATCCTGCTCGACGACGAGGACGGCCGGGCCAGACTGACCGACTTCGGCATCTGCACGCCACCACGCATCGATGCCGAGGCCGACACGTCACTGGTGACCACCTCGGGCTACACCGCCGTCGAGCAACTGCTGGGCGGGCCCATCTGCCCCGCCGCCGACGTGCACGCGCTGGGACTCGTGCTGCTCGAGGCGCTCACCGGTCACAAGGAGTTCGACGGCTCGCCGCTGGCTGCGGCCGTGGCACGGGTGCGTCGTCAGCCGACGATCCCGACCGACCTGCCCTCCCCCTGGCCGCAGCTGCTGTCGGCGATGACGGCACGGGATCCGGCCAAGCGGCCGAGCGCCGCGACGGTCGCCGCCTACCTCGACGCGTACCAGGCGATGGAGCTCCCGCCGCTCGAGCACACGGCCGACGAACAACAGCAGCAGGCCGACGACGACCAGGGCGCAGGGCTCGGCGGCTTCGTGCGCCGGCATCCACGCATCTCGGTGACGGTCGCCGCGGCCATCGCGGGATTCGTCGTGTCGTGGCCGATCGCGGCCATGTCGGAGCCACCGCAGGCCGAGATCACGCCAGGCGTCATGGCGTCCGAGATCCCCCCCGACCAGGCGGACGACGCGAATTAG
- a CDS encoding TrmH family RNA methyltransferase, with amino-acid sequence MVPPEDPSASTPVGVGPHPTPWPDDPRLDPGLLADGDRRNVIDDYRYWRVEAIVADLDRRRHPFHVAVENWQNDRNIGAVVRNANAFLAAAVHIVGRRRWNRRGAMVTERYQHVRHHADVDALAAWAGAQRLPLIGIDNLPGAVDLRTAHIPVACVLLFGQEGPGLSAAARDAVSTVVSIPQFGSTRSINAGVASGIAMYEWIRRHTGGPAADDQGGRM; translated from the coding sequence ATGGTGCCGCCCGAGGACCCGTCCGCCAGCACGCCCGTCGGCGTCGGGCCGCACCCGACGCCGTGGCCCGACGACCCCCGCCTGGATCCCGGACTGCTCGCCGACGGCGACCGCCGCAACGTGATCGACGACTACCGCTACTGGAGGGTCGAGGCGATCGTCGCTGATCTCGACCGCCGTCGTCACCCGTTCCATGTCGCTGTGGAGAACTGGCAGAACGATCGCAACATCGGCGCCGTCGTACGCAACGCGAACGCGTTCCTGGCGGCGGCGGTCCACATCGTGGGGCGACGCCGGTGGAACCGTCGCGGAGCGATGGTCACCGAGCGGTACCAGCACGTGCGCCACCACGCCGATGTCGACGCGCTCGCGGCCTGGGCCGGCGCGCAACGCCTCCCGCTGATCGGGATCGACAACCTGCCGGGAGCCGTCGACCTGCGCACCGCGCACATTCCGGTGGCGTGCGTGCTGCTGTTCGGTCAGGAGGGTCCGGGGCTGTCAGCCGCGGCCCGCGACGCCGTCAGCACCGTGGTGTCGATCCCCCAGTTCGGCTCCACCCGGTCGATCAATGCCGGGGTCGCGTCGGGCATCGCGATGTACGAGTGGATACGGCGGCACACGGGCGGTCCCGCCGCCGACGATCAGGGCGGCAGGATGTAG
- a CDS encoding ABC transporter ATP-binding protein has product MPARDTELDRRATLRRVVRLFAPHRAQAALVAVLIVITGAMELVNPILTKWIFDRALFVDGGPYLGLLVTLVAAMATVTLTSAVLGVWQTLIANRLGNRVMQELRDRLFAHLQGMDLAFFTATRTGQIQSRLGNDVGGVQTVVTDTASTVLSNIVIVAGALVTMFVLSWQLTVVSLVLLPLFIYLQLRVGRARRAVASDTQSSLAEMTAITEESLSISGMLLSKIFNRQAAEIARYRAENARQADLQVSQTMTGQWFFAVVRSFFSLLPAIIYLVTGLVLAGVTLSGSAGTLTPGTVVAFTTLQSRVLFPLIRLLQVSVEVQTSFALFGRIFEYLDLEPQIVDREDAVALDADAVTGDVRFDRVWFRYPAAPRVAVEAPDAQPGVPTGQRVAGDGQAGTQDGQAGGQAPTDPWVLRDLSLRVQPGQLAALVGPSGSGKTTTSYLIPRLYDVTRGHVTVDGTDVRDVTLASLAGLIGMVTQDTYLFHASVRENLRYANPDATDDELIAAARAANIHDTIMRFADGYDTVVGERGYRMSGGEKQRLSIARVILADPKILILDEATSALDTTSERLVQQALEPLMAQRTTLAIAHRLSTILAADVIFVLVDGVLVEQGTHTELLARGGRYAQLYEEQFSGGEVEARCADGVILPSGRVLADADR; this is encoded by the coding sequence GTGCCCGCCCGAGACACCGAACTCGACCGCCGCGCAACCCTGCGCCGGGTCGTCCGGTTGTTCGCACCCCACCGCGCGCAGGCCGCCCTGGTCGCGGTGCTCATCGTCATCACCGGGGCGATGGAGCTGGTCAACCCCATCCTGACCAAGTGGATCTTCGACCGCGCGCTGTTCGTCGACGGCGGCCCGTACCTCGGTCTGCTGGTCACTCTGGTGGCGGCGATGGCGACGGTCACGCTGACGTCGGCCGTGCTGGGCGTCTGGCAGACGTTGATCGCCAACCGGCTGGGCAATCGCGTGATGCAGGAGTTGCGCGACCGCCTGTTCGCGCACCTGCAGGGTATGGACCTGGCATTCTTCACGGCGACGCGGACCGGGCAGATCCAGTCGCGGCTCGGCAACGACGTCGGGGGCGTGCAGACCGTCGTCACCGACACGGCATCGACCGTGCTGTCCAACATCGTGATCGTCGCGGGCGCGCTCGTCACGATGTTCGTGCTGTCGTGGCAGCTGACGGTCGTGTCACTGGTGCTGCTGCCGTTGTTCATCTACCTGCAGCTGCGCGTCGGCCGCGCGCGACGTGCCGTGGCCTCGGACACGCAGTCCTCGCTGGCCGAGATGACGGCGATCACCGAGGAGTCGCTGTCGATCTCGGGCATGCTGCTGTCGAAGATCTTCAACCGCCAGGCCGCCGAGATCGCGCGCTACCGGGCGGAGAACGCCCGGCAGGCGGATCTGCAGGTCAGTCAGACGATGACGGGGCAGTGGTTCTTCGCCGTCGTGCGTTCGTTCTTCTCGCTGCTGCCGGCCATCATCTACCTCGTCACGGGCCTCGTGCTGGCCGGGGTCACGCTGTCGGGCAGCGCCGGGACGCTGACACCCGGCACGGTCGTGGCGTTCACGACCCTGCAGAGCCGTGTGCTGTTCCCGTTGATCCGCCTGCTGCAGGTCTCGGTCGAGGTGCAGACGTCGTTCGCCCTGTTCGGCCGGATCTTCGAGTACCTGGATCTGGAGCCGCAGATCGTCGACCGTGAGGACGCGGTGGCGCTCGACGCGGATGCGGTGACCGGTGACGTGCGCTTCGACCGGGTGTGGTTCCGCTACCCCGCGGCGCCACGCGTCGCCGTCGAGGCGCCGGACGCACAACCGGGCGTGCCGACCGGCCAGCGCGTGGCCGGCGACGGTCAGGCCGGGACGCAGGACGGTCAGGCGGGTGGGCAGGCGCCGACCGACCCGTGGGTGCTGCGGGATCTGAGCCTGCGCGTGCAGCCAGGACAGCTGGCCGCGCTCGTCGGTCCCTCGGGATCGGGCAAGACGACCACGTCGTACCTGATCCCTCGGCTGTACGACGTCACCCGCGGGCACGTGACCGTCGACGGGACCGACGTGCGCGACGTCACGCTGGCGTCGCTGGCAGGCCTGATCGGCATGGTGACCCAGGACACGTACCTGTTCCACGCCTCGGTCCGCGAGAACCTCCGCTACGCGAACCCGGACGCGACCGACGACGAACTGATCGCGGCGGCCCGCGCGGCGAACATCCACGACACGATCATGCGCTTCGCCGACGGGTACGACACGGTGGTCGGCGAACGCGGCTACCGCATGTCCGGCGGCGAGAAGCAGCGCCTGTCGATCGCACGCGTGATCCTTGCGGATCCGAAGATCCTGATCCTCGACGAGGCGACCTCGGCGCTCGACACGACGAGTGAGCGACTGGTCCAGCAGGCGCTCGAGCCGCTGATGGCCCAGCGGACGACGCTCGCCATCGCACACCGGCTGTCGACGATCCTGGCGGCCGACGTAATCTTCGTGCTCGTCGACGGTGTGCTGGTCGAGCAGGGCACCCACACCGAGTTGCTGGCTCGCGGAGGGCGTTACGCGCAACTGTACGAGGAGCAGTTCAGCGGTGGCGAGGTCGAGGCGCGCTGCGCCGACGGCGTGATCCTGCCGTCCGGCCGCGTGCTGGCCGACGCCGACCGCTGA
- a CDS encoding multifunctional oxoglutarate decarboxylase/oxoglutarate dehydrogenase thiamine pyrophosphate-binding subunit/dihydrolipoyllysine-residue succinyltransferase subunit encodes MADRQQFGANLWLVDEMYQQYLEQPESVSDTWQEFFSDYRPAWEPREGRAARDGAAEGRYDGRSGLATSGGKARPSTADDTASSSGTDDGAAAVPDDASPLRGVASTIAENMSESLSVPTATSIRVVPAKLLEVNRKIINNQLRRTRGGKVSFTHLIGWAMVQGMRQMPAMTSSYHEDADGKGYVRRPDQINLGLAMDLERKDGSRTLLVPNIKDVGTLDFGGFFRTYEEVVRKVRRNELSMELFADTTATLTNPGTVGTVGSVPRLMSGQSMILGVGAIGHPSEYQATDPRTLAELGVGKVVTLTSTYDHRVIQGAESGLFLSYIEELLLGEHKFYDEIFTSLRIPYEPARWRTDDNPRVADRGHDNLGAKQIAVQQLINMYRVRGHLIANLNPLMHDFQRLHPELDILTYGLTIWDLDREYLTGLPAGEPLMRLGDLLGLLRDAYCRTIGIEYMHIQEPEQKAWIQERVEGVSTELDVAGQRHILGRLNNAEAFEKFLHTKFLGQKRFSLEGAESVIPMLDALFSAAADVGIGDAVMGMAHRGRLNVLTNILGKSYEKIFTEFEGHIDPDTVQGSGDVKYHMGTRGRHTSPAGNTIDVFLSGNPSHLEAVDPVVVGMARAKLDVLGHHDQYPVLPVLVHGDAAFAGQGVVFETMSMSQLRGYRVGGTVHIIVNNQLGFTTAPHQSRSSQYATDVAKTVQAPIFHVNGDDPEACVRVIRLAFEFRQAFGKDVVVDMVCYRRHGHNESDEPSYTQPIMYEAIENRRSVRKLYTEELVTRGDLTLDEAEEALEDFRAQLDTALEETRESAPHAPEVSLEVDVDGVLPHVDTGVDRERLDHIARTITSWPDDFSAHPKLGRQLEKRRDLLDRDAVDWAMAEALAFGSLLMEGTPVRMTGQDSRRGTFSQRHAVLIDHETAAEYVPLAHLSDDQATLKIYDSPLNEFAALGFEYGYSVTRNDTLVIWEAQFGDFVNGAQVIIDQFITAARDKWGQTSGLVMFLPHGYEGQGPEHSSAHIERFLQAAAEDNIQIAQPSTAAQLFHLLRRQMHRDVRRPLIVFTPKGMLRARPATSPAKDFLEGSFAEVLDDADAPEDVGRVVLCSGKLAHQLRAERTSREAPAAVVRVEQLYPWPAGQLAEILDRYDAREVVWVQDEPENMGPWPFVQARLHELVSDAGGAARVLTHRTRAESASPAAGGSQIHKQEEQLLLDAAFADLD; translated from the coding sequence ATGGCGGACAGGCAGCAGTTCGGAGCCAACCTCTGGCTCGTCGACGAGATGTATCAGCAGTACCTCGAGCAGCCGGAGTCGGTGAGCGACACCTGGCAGGAGTTCTTCAGCGACTACCGGCCGGCATGGGAGCCCCGCGAGGGTCGTGCGGCGCGCGACGGCGCTGCTGAAGGCCGCTACGACGGGCGGAGCGGGCTCGCGACGTCCGGCGGGAAGGCGCGGCCGTCCACCGCGGACGACACCGCCTCGTCGAGCGGGACCGACGACGGCGCGGCCGCGGTGCCCGACGATGCGTCGCCGTTGCGCGGTGTGGCGTCGACCATCGCCGAGAACATGAGCGAGAGCCTCTCGGTGCCCACCGCCACGTCGATCCGCGTGGTCCCCGCCAAGCTGCTCGAGGTCAACCGCAAGATCATCAACAACCAGTTGCGGCGGACCCGTGGCGGCAAGGTCAGCTTCACGCATCTGATCGGCTGGGCGATGGTGCAGGGGATGCGCCAGATGCCGGCCATGACATCCAGCTACCACGAGGACGCCGACGGCAAGGGCTACGTCCGACGACCGGACCAGATCAACCTGGGTCTGGCGATGGACCTCGAGCGCAAGGACGGCTCGCGGACCCTGCTCGTGCCGAACATCAAGGACGTCGGGACCCTGGATTTCGGCGGGTTCTTCCGTACGTACGAGGAGGTCGTGCGCAAGGTCCGGCGCAACGAGCTGTCGATGGAGCTGTTCGCGGACACGACGGCGACGCTGACCAACCCGGGCACCGTCGGCACGGTCGGCAGCGTGCCGCGGTTGATGTCGGGTCAGAGCATGATCCTCGGGGTCGGCGCGATCGGCCACCCCAGCGAGTACCAGGCCACCGACCCGCGCACACTGGCCGAGCTGGGCGTCGGCAAGGTCGTCACGTTGACGTCGACCTACGACCACCGCGTGATCCAGGGGGCCGAGTCCGGCCTGTTCCTGTCGTACATCGAGGAGCTGCTGCTCGGTGAGCACAAGTTCTACGACGAGATCTTCACGAGCCTGCGGATCCCCTACGAGCCGGCGCGATGGCGCACCGACGACAACCCCCGGGTCGCCGACCGCGGACACGACAACCTCGGCGCCAAGCAGATCGCGGTGCAGCAGCTGATCAACATGTACCGCGTGCGCGGGCACCTGATCGCCAACCTCAACCCGCTGATGCACGACTTCCAGCGCCTGCACCCGGAGCTGGACATCCTGACCTACGGGCTGACGATCTGGGACCTCGACCGCGAGTACCTGACCGGCCTGCCCGCCGGTGAACCACTGATGCGCCTGGGCGACCTGCTGGGTCTGCTGCGCGACGCCTACTGCCGGACCATCGGCATCGAGTACATGCACATCCAGGAGCCCGAGCAGAAGGCCTGGATCCAGGAGCGGGTCGAGGGTGTGTCGACCGAGCTCGACGTCGCCGGACAGCGTCACATCCTGGGCCGGTTGAACAACGCGGAAGCCTTCGAGAAGTTCCTCCACACCAAGTTCCTGGGACAGAAGCGGTTCTCGCTCGAGGGTGCCGAGTCGGTCATCCCCATGCTCGACGCGCTGTTCTCCGCCGCGGCCGACGTCGGGATCGGCGACGCGGTGATGGGCATGGCCCACCGTGGGCGGCTCAACGTGCTGACCAACATCCTGGGCAAGAGCTACGAGAAGATCTTCACCGAGTTCGAGGGTCACATCGATCCCGACACCGTGCAGGGCTCCGGCGACGTCAAGTACCACATGGGGACGCGGGGCCGGCACACGTCGCCGGCGGGCAACACCATCGATGTCTTCCTGTCGGGCAACCCGAGCCACCTCGAGGCCGTGGACCCCGTGGTCGTCGGCATGGCCCGCGCCAAGCTCGACGTGCTCGGGCACCACGACCAGTACCCGGTGCTACCCGTGCTCGTCCACGGTGACGCCGCGTTCGCCGGCCAGGGCGTGGTGTTCGAGACCATGTCGATGAGCCAGCTGCGTGGCTACCGGGTCGGCGGGACGGTGCACATCATCGTCAACAACCAGCTGGGCTTCACCACCGCACCCCACCAGAGCAGGTCCAGCCAGTACGCCACCGACGTGGCCAAGACCGTGCAGGCACCGATCTTCCACGTCAACGGGGACGACCCCGAGGCGTGCGTGCGTGTCATCCGGCTGGCGTTCGAGTTCCGCCAGGCGTTCGGCAAGGACGTCGTGGTCGACATGGTGTGCTACCGCCGTCACGGCCACAACGAGAGCGACGAGCCCAGCTACACGCAGCCGATCATGTACGAGGCCATCGAGAACCGGCGCAGCGTCCGCAAGCTGTACACCGAGGAACTGGTGACGCGCGGTGACCTCACGCTGGACGAGGCCGAGGAGGCGCTCGAGGACTTCCGCGCCCAGCTGGACACCGCGCTCGAGGAGACGCGCGAGTCCGCACCGCATGCGCCGGAGGTCTCGCTCGAGGTCGACGTGGACGGCGTGCTGCCGCACGTCGACACCGGTGTCGACAGGGAGCGCCTCGATCACATCGCCCGCACGATCACCTCGTGGCCGGACGACTTCTCCGCACACCCCAAGCTGGGCAGGCAACTGGAGAAGCGCCGCGACCTGCTCGACCGTGACGCGGTCGACTGGGCGATGGCCGAGGCGCTGGCGTTCGGGTCGCTGCTGATGGAGGGCACGCCGGTGCGCATGACCGGGCAGGACTCGCGGCGCGGCACCTTCAGCCAGCGACACGCCGTGCTGATCGACCACGAGACCGCGGCCGAGTACGTGCCGCTCGCGCACCTGTCGGACGATCAGGCGACCCTGAAGATCTACGACTCGCCGCTCAACGAGTTCGCCGCGCTCGGCTTCGAGTACGGCTATTCGGTCACGCGCAACGACACGCTGGTGATCTGGGAGGCACAGTTCGGCGACTTCGTCAACGGCGCACAGGTGATCATCGACCAGTTCATCACCGCCGCCCGGGACAAGTGGGGGCAGACCAGCGGGCTGGTGATGTTCCTCCCGCACGGTTACGAGGGGCAGGGTCCCGAGCACTCGTCGGCCCACATCGAGCGGTTCCTGCAGGCCGCGGCAGAGGACAACATCCAGATCGCCCAGCCGAGCACGGCCGCGCAGTTGTTCCACCTCTTGCGCCGCCAGATGCACCGCGACGTGCGCAGACCGCTCATCGTGTTCACGCCGAAGGGGATGCTGCGGGCCAGGCCGGCGACCAGCCCGGCCAAGGACTTCCTCGAAGGCAGCTTCGCGGAGGTGCTCGACGACGCCGACGCGCCCGAGGACGTGGGACGCGTCGTCCTGTGCTCGGGCAAGCTCGCGCACCAGCTGCGCGCCGAACGCACGTCCCGTGAGGCGCCGGCGGCCGTCGTGCGGGTCGAGCAGTTGTACCCGTGGCCGGCCGGGCAGCTCGCCGAGATCCTCGACCGCTACGACGCGCGCGAGGTGGTGTGGGTGCAGGACGAACCCGAGAACATGGGTCCGTGGCCGTTCGTCCAGGCGCGCCTGCACGAGCTCGTCAGCGACGCGGGCGGAGCAGCGCGCGTGCTGACGCACCGCACGCGCGCCGAGAGCGCGAGCCCGGCCGCCGGCGGCTCCCAGATCCACAAGCAGGAGGAGCAGCTGCTGCTGGACGCCGCATTCGCCGACCTGGACTAG
- a CDS encoding substrate-binding domain-containing protein, whose product MWPKAGVAVLILLTGMALGVGLGNVITGDEPTPKDEPSEVAADCDAGNETIDIAADDAVVPIVRELADGYTADLRASGRDCIPIRVRPVSSSAVVGRLINGWRSDTHGPRPDVWIPQSTLWTELARLQLDDPTILPDDPTVLARSPTVLAVPRPMAEELGWPDERLNWKQFFDLADSDAGWSEYGKREWGSFRLEMTDPRYTTTGLQALLALDAANGGSRSQSATPLSLFRVQRVLSNIDASSVETLERYASADAPLSALSATPLEEREVWRFNQSGAPAPDEPSESSVSPPSASSELPELVAMYPDSGRDDIAMESNYPYVLLNTSWVSNDVLQVADEFGDYLLSDAGVKMFTDAGFRTRDNEASDVLRDEDCMRAMDQIAAEPPGDLPDVDSFRKLRSSWVTVPRFSRTLFLVDVSGSMNVLVADGRKTRLEATVRAAQRSLDVIPNGSDVGLWEFSTDLPGGQHGGDYRELAAPGPLNEIVDGRQRKRVIVDELDALDPENDTALNDTVVAAYRSMRRRYEPGSQHTIVLLTDGRNDDDNSIGHEQMLRRLQSMGKPGQPIDVVSIAYGEGPDLDKLADISEVVGGRVISSPQVARLDRLFIEALRR is encoded by the coding sequence GTGTGGCCGAAGGCCGGCGTCGCTGTCCTCATCCTGTTGACCGGCATGGCACTGGGTGTCGGGCTGGGCAACGTGATCACGGGGGACGAACCGACACCGAAGGACGAACCATCCGAGGTCGCGGCCGACTGCGACGCCGGCAACGAGACAATCGACATCGCGGCCGACGACGCCGTCGTGCCGATCGTCCGGGAGCTGGCCGACGGCTACACGGCCGACCTGCGCGCCTCCGGGCGGGACTGCATCCCGATCAGGGTCCGACCGGTCAGCTCGTCGGCGGTCGTGGGCCGACTGATCAACGGATGGCGCTCGGACACGCACGGCCCACGGCCGGACGTCTGGATCCCGCAGTCGACGCTGTGGACGGAGCTGGCTCGACTCCAGCTCGACGACCCGACGATCCTCCCGGACGATCCCACGGTGCTCGCGCGGTCGCCCACGGTGCTCGCGGTGCCTCGACCGATGGCCGAGGAGCTCGGCTGGCCGGACGAGCGGTTGAACTGGAAGCAGTTCTTCGACCTCGCCGATTCCGACGCGGGGTGGAGCGAGTACGGCAAGCGCGAGTGGGGTTCGTTCCGACTCGAGATGACCGATCCCCGCTACACGACCACCGGGCTGCAGGCGCTGCTGGCGCTCGATGCCGCAAACGGCGGTTCGCGTTCCCAGTCGGCGACGCCGCTCAGCCTGTTCCGGGTGCAACGCGTCCTGTCGAACATCGACGCGAGCTCGGTCGAGACGCTCGAGCGATACGCCTCGGCGGACGCGCCCCTCAGCGCGTTGTCGGCGACGCCGCTGGAGGAGCGCGAGGTCTGGCGCTTCAACCAGAGTGGTGCACCTGCGCCCGACGAGCCGTCGGAGAGCTCCGTGAGTCCTCCGAGCGCGTCCTCCGAGCTGCCCGAGCTCGTGGCGATGTACCCCGACAGTGGCCGCGACGACATCGCGATGGAGTCCAACTATCCCTACGTGCTGCTCAACACGTCGTGGGTGAGCAACGACGTGCTGCAGGTCGCCGACGAGTTCGGCGACTACCTCCTCAGCGACGCCGGCGTGAAGATGTTCACAGACGCCGGGTTCCGCACCCGTGACAACGAGGCCAGCGACGTCCTGCGCGACGAGGACTGCATGCGCGCGATGGATCAGATCGCCGCGGAGCCACCGGGAGATCTGCCGGACGTCGATTCGTTCCGCAAGCTGCGCTCGTCGTGGGTGACCGTCCCGCGCTTCAGCCGCACGCTGTTCCTGGTCGACGTGTCCGGCTCGATGAACGTGCTGGTCGCGGACGGCAGGAAGACGCGGTTGGAAGCCACCGTGCGCGCGGCGCAGCGCAGCCTCGACGTCATCCCGAACGGCAGTGACGTCGGCCTGTGGGAGTTCTCGACCGACCTGCCGGGCGGTCAGCACGGCGGCGACTATCGCGAGCTCGCGGCGCCGGGGCCGCTCAACGAGATCGTGGACGGCCGCCAGCGCAAGCGCGTGATCGTCGACGAGCTCGATGCGCTCGACCCCGAGAACGACACGGCACTCAACGACACGGTGGTCGCGGCGTACCGGTCGATGCGGCGACGGTACGAACCGGGTTCGCAGCACACCATCGTGCTGCTCACCGACGGGCGCAACGACGATGACAACAGCATCGGCCACGAGCAGATGCTGCGGCGGTTGCAGTCGATGGGCAAGCCCGGTCAGCCGATCGACGTCGTGTCGATCGCATACGGGGAGGGACCCGACCTGGACAAGCTCGCCGACATCAGCGAGGTCGTCGGTGGACGGGTCATCTCGTCACCGCAGGTGGCCAGGCTCGACCGACTCTTCATCGAGGCCCTCCGCCGCTGA
- a CDS encoding hemolysin III family protein — translation MSTYVLHRPRLRGWLHAMAVPVALVGAAVLWQSGTHLDTAGRIAVMVFGASMVGLYVVSSLYHVPSWNARARRILSRCDGAMIQIMIAGTFTPIAFHTLSGTWRTVSLVIAWVVAATGAGFALSPMEPPRWLGTVAAASTGWLLVVPLVKIMTVLPWQATGLIVLGGVLYTIGAVIYGMRRPNPIPGWFGFHEVFHVFVVAASTAHYLAIWRYILPP, via the coding sequence TTGTCGACGTACGTGCTGCACCGACCACGCCTGCGGGGCTGGCTGCACGCGATGGCCGTACCGGTCGCCCTCGTCGGGGCGGCGGTGCTGTGGCAGTCCGGCACGCACCTCGACACCGCCGGCAGGATCGCCGTCATGGTGTTCGGCGCGAGCATGGTGGGGCTGTACGTCGTCAGCTCGCTGTACCACGTGCCGTCGTGGAATGCGCGCGCCCGGCGGATCCTCTCGCGATGCGACGGCGCGATGATCCAGATCATGATCGCGGGGACCTTCACACCGATCGCGTTCCACACGCTGTCCGGGACGTGGCGGACCGTGAGCCTGGTGATCGCATGGGTGGTCGCGGCCACCGGCGCCGGCTTCGCCCTGTCACCGATGGAGCCGCCGCGCTGGCTCGGCACCGTGGCGGCAGCGTCGACCGGCTGGCTGCTCGTCGTGCCGCTGGTCAAGATCATGACGGTCCTGCCGTGGCAGGCCACCGGGCTGATCGTGCTCGGTGGCGTGCTGTACACGATCGGCGCCGTGATCTACGGCATGCGCCGCCCCAATCCGATCCCTGGCTGGTTCGGGTTCCACGAGGTGTTCCACGTCTTCGTGGTCGCCGCCTCGACCGCCCACTACCTGGCGATCTGGCGCTACATCCTGCCGCCCTGA